The genomic interval CGTCGGCGTCCGTCATCAGGATGATGCGGTGGTAGCGCGCCTTCTCCGGGTTGTAGTCCTCCGAGCCGATGCCCGTGCCCAGCGCGGTGATGAGCGTGACGATTTCGGCGCTGGTGAGCATCTTCTCGAAGCGCGCCTTCTCCACGTTCAGGATTTTTCCGCGCAAGGGGAGGATGGCCTGGTTGCGCCTGTCCCGGCCCTGCTTCGCGGAGCCACCTGCGGAGTCACCCTCGACGATGTAGAGCTCGCTCTCGTGCGGGTCGCGGCTCTGGCAGTCCGCCAGCTTTCCGGGGAGGCCGCCACCGTCCAGCACGCCCTTGCGGCGCACCGTCTCACGCGCCTTGCGCGCCGCGATGCGGGCCCGGCAGGCATCGCCAATCTTCGCGATGACCTTCTTGCCCACCATCGGCGTCTCTTCCAGGAAGGTGGCCAGCTGGTCGTTCACCATCTGCTCGACCAGGCCCTTCACCTCGCTGTTGCCCAGCTTCGTCTTCGTCTGCCCCTCGAACTGGGGGTTGGGCAGCTTCACGGAGATGACCGCGGACAGGCCTTCACGGGCGTCCTCACCCGTGGGCGTCTCCTTCAGGTCCTTCCAGATGCCGCTCTTCTCCGCGTAGCTGTTGAGCGTGCGCGTCAGCGCCGACTTGAAGCCGGACAGGTGGCTGCCACCCTCGTGGGTGTTGATGTTGTTGGCGAAGGTGTAGATGCGCTCGTCGTAGCCATCGTTCCACTGCATGGCCAGCTCCAGCGACACGCCGTCCTTCTCCACCGTGAAGGCGATGGGCTTGTCGTGCAGCACCGTCTTCGACTTGTTCAGGTACTCCACGAACGAGGAGATGCCGCCGTCGAACTTGAAGTCGTGCTCCTTGTTCGTGCGCTCGTCGCGGATGATGATGTGCAGTCCCGCGTTGAGGAACGCCAGCTCGCGCAGACGCTGGCTGAGCGTCTCGAAGTTGAAGTCCACCAGCTCCATCACCTGGGGGTCCGGCTTGAAGGCGATGACGGTGCCGCTCTTGTCGGTGGTGCCCACCACCTGCGGCGCCCCCTGGGCGACGCCCCGGGCGTAGGACTGCTCGTACACCTTGCCCGAGCGCTGGACGCGGACCTTGAACCACTCCGAGAGGAAGTTCACGCAGGTGACGCCCACGCCGTGCAAGCCGCCGGAGACCTTGTAGGCCCCATTGCCGAACTTGCTGCCCGCGTGCAGCTCCGTGAGGACCACCTCCAGCGTGTCCTTGCCCTTGAACTTGGGGTCCGGGTGCGGACCCACGGGGATGCCGCGCCCGTTGTCCATGACGCTCAGCGAGCCGTCCACGTGGATGACGACTTCGATGTCCGTGCAGTGACCCGCGAGGGCCTCGTCCACGGAGTTGTCGACGACCTCGTACACGAGCTTGTGAAGCCCGTAGGTCATCGTGTCGCCGATGTACATGCCAGGGCGCTTGCGGACCGCCTCCAGGCCCTCGAGCTTGGTGATGCTATCGGTCCCATATTCCACGGGCGGCGGAGCGACCGCGGCGCCGGCAGCGGGGGTCTTTTCCATGTGAAGCTGTCCTTGGGAAAAGGAGCCTTGCAACAGGGCTGTGCCTACCACCTCAAGGCACACTGAACAAGAGTAACGAGCCCTCGCAAAGCTGCGTAAATATTCGTGAAAATCGCTTGGCCGCCCCCTCGGACGGCAGCGCCCGGAAACCGGGAGGTCAAGCGTCGAAACGCGGTGGAGGAAGGCGGTCCTCCAGCGCTGAGATCAGCTCTTCGAAAACAGCCTTGCGGGCAAAGAGATGCCGGGTGACGAGCACCCGCCCTTCCTCCTTCAAGAACAGACCCAGCACGTCTCCCCTCCTGCCAAGCCGGCGCACCGAATCAATCTGGCCCCAGTGCAAATCCAGCTCGCGGGAGCTGAAGGGCCGGGCCACGCGGACCCCTCTGACATCCAGGGTGACCCCCCAGCCGGAGCGGGGCCGCAGCCGGTGGAGGGCGACGAGGAAGGCGAACATCAGCCCCGCGGAGACTCCCGCGCGGGCCATGTCCTGGACGCCGCCCCCGTCGCGGGCGTTGGCCAGGGCCCAGGCCGTCAGGACCGCCAGGACACAGGCCCCCAGGAAGAGGGCGATGCGCGTGGCGCGGGGGTCGAAGGCGAAGAAGCGCGGGCTGCTCATGCGTGAGGGCGCACCCTAACCCTCCTGGGCGGCGGACGCGCGGTTTTGAGCACGCCGTTGTTCGCCTCCCGGCGGGGCCCGCCTACGCTGTGGGCAGCCCATGACCGATGCCGAACTGAACGACCGCCTGCGCACCAACGTCATCGCCTTCAAACACCTGCAGCGCGAGCGCGGCCTGCTCCACCACTGGAGCGCCCCCGGCCTGGACGCCTTCTGCCTCCCCGAGCACCCCACGGAGTCCCACTTCCAGCAGGCCTACTTCGCCTCTCCCCAGGCGCTCGCCCAGGGGCTGCCGGCGATGGAGGCGTACTTCCGGGGCCAGGGCATCCCCGCATGGAGCGTGAACGTCATGCCCGGGGACGACGAGGGCGGCCGCATCCTGGGCGCCGCCGGCTACCGCCCCGAAAGCCGGATACCGGCCATGGGCCTCGCCCTGGCGGACGTCCCGGACGACCCGCCCACCTTCCCCCTGGTGGAGACGCCCCTCCAGGACGAGATGGTGGAGCTCAACACCCGCGTCTGGGGGAAGTGGGAGGACATCCTCACCGTCTGGCAGCGGCCGCCCGCCCTGCCCGTGCGCACGCTGGTGGCGCGCGAGGCGGGCGTGGCCCTGGCGTGCGGCTTCACCCTGGACGTGGGCGACACCGCGGGGGTGTACATGGTCGTCACCGCGCCCGAGGCCCGGGGCCGCGGACTGGCGTCGGAGGTGATGCGGGGGCTGCTCGCGGGCGCCCGCGAGCGCGGCCTCCAGGCCTCCGTGCTCCAGGCCACCGAGCAGGGCCGGAGCGTGTACCGCAAGCTGGGCTACCGGGAGCTGGGCGACTGGGTGGGTTGGCTCCAGCGCGCGGGGTAGGCGCACCGGGGCCTGGGCGCCCTCAGCGGAGCGCCTCCAGTTCCTCCAGCGCCGCCAGCACCTGGGAGGGCTGCCGGGCCTCGTCCAGGCGCTCCGCCAGCCCTCGCGCCGCCAGCCGGGCCACGTGGGCCATGCGGATGAGGCGCGCGCGGCCGCGCTCTCCGTCCACCGCCGCCACCACCAGCCGCAGCGGCCGGCCGTCCGGCGTGTCCACCTTCAACCCCTTGGCCAACGTCACCAACGCCACCACCGACGGCACTCCGGGCAAGAAGACGTGAGGGACCGCCACCCCGCCCCCCACCGAGCACGAGGACAGGTCATCCAACTGGCTCAAGCCCTCCACCAGCCGCGCCGTGTCCACGCCCGGCAGGGCCGCCGCCAGCCGGCCCGCCACCACGTCCAGCAAGTCCTCCCAGCCGCCACAGGAGACCTGGAGCACCACGCGCTCGGGGGCCACCAGCGGCGCGAGCGCCGGCACCGGCCCGTCCCCGTGGCCGCCGCGCACCGGGAACTCCGCGTCCAGGAACTCGCGCACCCGGGCGAGCTGCGCGCCCGTCAGCCGCCGGCGCGCCAGCTCCAGGAAGAGCGTGCCGGAGCCCGGCACGTCCTCCAGGTACTCGGCGACATAGGGGCTCACCCGGTTCGCCACGTCCATCAGCAGCGCGGGCGGCACGTCCAGCTCGCGCGCGATGGCCGTCAGCCGCTCCACCGTGGGCGGCGCGTCCACGCCGTTCTCCACCCGGCTCAAGTACGCGCTCGACACGCCGATGCGGCGGGCCAGGTCCCGCAGGGACAGCCCCGCGTCCACCCGCAACAGCCGCAGTGTGGCCCCCAGGTGCATGACGTTCAGCTCCTCGTCGCCACCGCCGGAGCCACCGGCTCGGCCTCGGTCGCGGACACGGCCTCCACCACGGGCTCGGGCTCATGCACCACCAGCAGCGAGCCCGGCGCGTCGCGGACGATGCGCTCGCGATGCAGGCCGAACAGACGGTCCTCCAGGCCCCACTGCACGCCCATGCCCACCACCACCAGGTCATAGCCGCCCTGACGGACCTCCTCGAGCGCGGCGTCCTCGGGCGTCTCACTGCGCACGACCTTCAGCCGCACGCCCGGCCCCTCCGCGGAGGGGAACAGCTCCTCCACCTGCGCCCGCGCGTTGTTGCCCTCGCGCGACGTCACGTGCAGCACGGTGATTTCCGCGCCCGCGTGCTTCATCAACCGGCGCGCCAGCTTCAGCGCCGCCCGGTCATGCCGGCTGCCGATGAAGGGCACCAGCACGCGCTTCACGTCCGCCAGGCCCCGGTCCACCAGCACCGCCACGGTGCCGGACGCGGCGCTCATCACCTCGTGCACCGTGCCGCCCAGCACCGTCTGGCTGAACAGCGGCTTGTGCCAGCCCAGCAGCACCAGGTCCGCGCGCTTCGCCTGCGCCGTGCGGCAGATGTCCTGCGCGGGCTCCGTCGACACGAAGGACAACGGCCGCACCGACAATCCCAGCTTCGCCGCCCGGCCCAACAGCGGCGCGAGCACCCCGTCTCCCTCCGGCTCGACCTCCGGGGCCAGGGCTTCCGCCTCCGTGCCGCGCAGCGACACCCGCTCCGGATGCACCAGGTGCAGGGCGTGGAGCTGCGAGGTCTCCGGCCCCGCCGACAGCGCCTTGGCCAGGCTGGCCATGCCCGGCCCCGCCTGCTGGTGGGAGATGCACATCAGCATCGAGTAGGGCGCCGCCGAGCCCTGCGCGGGCGGAGGATCCAACGTCACCCGGTCCAGCGCCAGCTCCTCCGTCGGATAGAACCACCGCAGGAGCGGCGTGGTCATGAACGTCGTCACCAGCGCCATCAGCACCATCATCGTGAAGAGCGTGGGCGAGATGACGCCCAGGTCCAGGCCCAGGTTGAGGACGATGAGCTCCATCAACCCGCGCGTGTTCATCAGGACACCCACGGCGCCCGCCTCGCGCCAGCGCATGCCCGTCAGCCGCGCCGCCACCGCGCTGCCGCCGAACTTGCCCACGCATGCCAGCAGGATGATGACCCCGCACGTCAGCCACGCCTCGGGCGTGTTGAGCAGGCCAATCTGCGTGCGCAGGCCGCTGAAGGCGAAGAACACGGGCAGGAGCAACACCACCGCCACGTCCTCCAGCTTCTCCGCCAGCGCCTCGGCGAGCCCGCCCTCCTTGGGGATGACCGCGCCGAAGAGGAAGGCCCCGAAGAGGGCGTGGATGCCGATGAGCTCCGTCGCCCACGCGGACGCGAGCAGCAAGAGCAGCGTGCCGGCCACCACGTTCTGCGTCAGGCCCTCGCGGCTCGCCACGCGGGCGCCCAGCCGCGCGAGGAACGGCCGCACCGCCAGCAGCATGAAGGCGATGTAGCCCATGGCGAGCAGCGTGGTGATGCCCGCCTGCATCAGGTCCGAGGCCCGGACGATGGACACCACGAAGGCCAGCAGACACCACGCCGTGACGTCATCCACCGCCGCGCACGTAATCGCGATGGCGCCCACGCGCGACTGCAACAGCCCCCGCTCCGTGAGGATGCGCGCGAGCACCGGGAACGCGGTGATGCTCATCGACACGCCCATGAAGAGCACGAACGAGGAGAACGGAACGCTCGGGTCCGACAAGTCCTTGTAGAGCCAGAGCGCCGCCGCCGCCGCGCCCAGCGCGAAGGGCACCACGATGCTCGTGTGGCTGATGGCCACCGACGCGTGGCCGCGCCCCTTCAAGAGCCTCGGGTCCAGCTCCAACCCGATGAGGAACATGAAGAGCACCAGCCCCACCTGGCTGAGCATCGTCAGCGCCGGCATCGAGTTCGCGGGGAACAGCGCATGCATCACGTCCGGCGCCAGCCACCCCAGCAGCGACGGGCCAAGCACGATGCCCGCCACCACCTCCGCGATGACCAGCGGTTGCCCCAGCCAACGCGTCCCACGTCCTATCAGCCGAGACACGCCGATAATGACGATGAGCTGCACCAGCAGCAGCGTGAGCGCATTGGCGTGCATCCATACCTCCCCGTCGATGACGTACGTGTTAAGTGGGCACTTACCAGCCCCCATCGCGAGGCGTCAAACATCCATTGCGCCCGCCTGCCCGCCCACCGCGTGCGTGTTGGAGACCCGGCAGAGCGGGTGCGTGCTCACTCCGCCTGGTGTTTGCGGATGGCGTCCAGCAGCGTGTCCACGTCCACGGGTTTGCGCAGATGTCCACACGCGCCAATCTCCTCGGCCACCTGCCGCGCGTTGGCGGACGCGGAGAAGACGAGCAAGGGGATGTCACGCCACGCGGGCACCTGGCGCATGGCGCGCGCGAAGCCCGCGCCGTCCATCACCGGCATCATCATGTCCAACAGCACCAACCCCGGCAGCTCGCGCGACGCCCCCAGCACATCGAGCGCGTGCTTGCCATTGCTCGCTCCCACGACTTCATAGCCCGCGTCGCGCAGCACTTCCTCCAGGGCCTCGCGCAGGTCCGCGTCGTCGTCCACCACCAGCAGCGGCCCAGTCACGCACGCACCTCGCTCTCTCGCCCAAGGCCCTCGGACTCACACCCGGGCCCCGGAGCCTACCGCGAGCCCCCCGCCGCGATGACAGCCCGTCGTCCACGGGATTGCCCGGGCCTCCCCGCTCGGGCATCGCGATGTTGAGCACTCGCCACTTCCCGCGCCGGGCGCGCACCGCCCTCGCCCATCCGCTGTCACCGACTCCAATCCGTTGACATGGCCCGTGGACGAACGCGGCCTCACCCTGGAGCACGAGAGACGCGGTGCCGGGTGTCGCGCACCGGGCGCCAGGGAAAATCGCCGCGTCCTCCAAAAATCCGCGCGGGGTCCTTCGTCGTAGTCCGCCCCAGCCGGGTTTCAGGGGGCACCCGGCGCACACTTCTCGACCGCCTCTCCGGATGGACTCATGACCGACGCACTCTCCCGCCGGGCCGCGCTGCGGACCGCCGCGGGCCTGGGGCTGACGGCGGGCCTGCTCACACGCGGCTCACCGGCTCACGCCCGGTTCGCGCCCACCGACGTGGACGCGCTCAAGGCGCTGCTCATCGTCGAACGCAACGCCATCAAGACCTACCAGGCGGGCATCGCCGTGCTCGCCGCCGCCCCCAGCACCGACCCGCTCCTGCGCTTCCGGGGCATCATCCAGGCCATTGCCCAGCACTTCATGGCGCAGCACTCGGACCACGCCGCGAAGCTGGCGCTGTTCATCACCCGGCAGGGCGGCGCCGACGACGTGGGCGACGGCACCGCGCAAATCCCCGCCGACTTCGTGCCCGGCATCCAGAACGTCATCGACCTGGCCACCAACGCGGAGAAGGCGGCCGCCATCGCCTACACGGACACGCAGAAGACCCTCAACGCGACGGACAACGCGGAGCTCGCCGCCGCCATCGGCGCGGTGGAGTCCCAACACTTCGTCGTCCTCAACCTGGCCGCCCGCGGCTTCGTCACCCCCGCCGCGTCCACCGTGAACCAACCCGCGGACGCGCTTGCGTCCGTGGCCGCCCGGTTCGTGCCCACCAGCTTCGCCATCACCATCGATGGCTCGCCCGGGCTCGACGACGAAACCCTCCTACCCCCCTACGACGTGACGAAGTGATGGAGACCTCGACCATGCCCCCCTCGCCTCCGTCCGACGTCCCGCTCGAGCGCCGCCGGCTCCTGCGGGGACTCGCCGCCCTGGCCACCCTCTCCACGCTCGCGGGCTGCAAGAAGCTCGACGAGGGCGCCCAGGTCTACGGCAACCCCATCGACCGGGCCCGGGAGGCCAGCGCGCTCAACACGCTGCTCTCCGTCGAGTACGAGTTCGTCGACGGCTACCAACAAGCCATCCTCCTGCTCACCGCCGGACGCGATGACACCTCGCTCCCCTCGCAGCAGCGGGACCTGGCGTCGCTCGCGCTCGCCATCGCCCAGGCGTTCCTGGAGGACCATGAAGCCCACGCGGACCTGCTCGTCGCGATGGTGACGAACCTGGGCGCCGTCCCCCTGCGCGTGGACCAGGCGCCCTTCATCCCGCCCCCCATGTTCAAGCCCACCATCGGCAACACCCTCAAGCTGGCCGCCAACGAGGAGCGCCGAGGCACCATCGCCTACAACCGCGTGCTCAAGGGACTCAACACGCCCAGCACCCGCTTCGCCCTCGCCTCCATCGAAGGCGTCCAGGCGCAGCACTTCATGGTGCTCAAGGCCCTCATCGACGCGCTGGTGGACACGACCTCCACCTTCGACGCGCGGCAGGCCGTGCCCGCGCCCTTCATCTCCTCCACCGTGAGCCTGGGCGGCGGCAACGGGCTCCAGGACGTGCCCGACCTCGCCGTGAACAACCCGGGCTGACACGCGTCTCTCACCGGCCGCGGCGGGCCCTCCCTCCCGCCGCGTCCGCTACCGCCAGGACAGCTCGTACTCGCTCTCCAACAACGCCACCTGCCGCCCCCGCACCTTCACGTCCCGAGCCCCCACCGCCTCCAGCGCCCCGCGCAACACCCCCACGTGGTACACGGCCGGCATGAAGTCGCGCCGCATCACGAAGCGCGCGCTGCGCTCCCCCGTCCACAGCGGGTAGCGCTCCCCGTAGCTCACCGCCATGCGGTACGAGTCCGCCATCGCATCCACCAGCAGCCGGGGACTGCCCGTGGTCTCCGCCAAGAGCTCGCGGCCGAACAGCGATGACAGGAAGTCCACCGACGCCTGCTCGCCCATGCGCAGCAGCACCTCGTCGAAGCCCCGGGAGCCCGGGCCCAACAACCGCGCCGCCGTGGACACCATCCGCAGGTAGCGAGACACCGGGTACAGGTGGAAGGGATTGATTTCCCACACCCCCGCCACACCCTTGCACCGCGCCACCGCGCCTTCTCCTCCCAGGCACGCGATGACGTGCAGCGCCCCCTGGAAGAACATGCCCCGCGCCTGGTCATCCTCCGTCGCCGCCAGGCGCCGCTGCTCCAACTCCCACGCCGCGCCACCGCCGCTGACTTCCGTGCCCACGTACATGGTCGTCTCCCCGAGGGGACTCGTGCTGCCTCGGCCCAGGGGACACACCCAGCCCCCTCCTTGAATTACAGAGCTAGCTGGACTCCCCCCACTTCCTAGTTGCCAACCCTCTCATATTTTTCCACCCTTGTCGAAGGGTTCGAGCCGACCCCGGAAATGGGGCAAGGCAGCGTTCAGCACCGGAAGCCCCTGGATTCTGGACACTTTTCTCCCGAGGGGCCCGCCTCGGGAGCGGAGGACGTCCTGGGTGCGGGCTGTCAGCGGGAGGTGAGGGAGGACTCGGCGGCGGAGAGCCCCGCACCGGGTTCAAAGCGGTGGCCGGAGGCGAGCAGGGCCCGCTCCACGGCCCCCACGGTGGCCAGCACATCCGAGGGGCTCACCCGGTTCATGTGGCCCACGCGGAAGTAGCGCGCCTTGAGGTCCGGGTGGAGTCCGCCGGCCACCACCACGCCCTCCTGCTTCACGCGCCCCACCAGCGACGCGTCCACGCCCTCCGGGTAGTAGACGGCGCTCAGCATGTTCGCCGTCACGGCCTCGGACACCGGCACCATGCGCAGCCCCAACGCGGCCCAGGCGGAGCGGAAGGAGCGCGCCAGGCGCTGATGGCGGGCGAAGCGGGCCTCCAGCCCCTCCGCGAGAATCAGCCCCAGGCTCACGTCCAGCGCGTGGACCAGGTTGACGGGAGGCGTGGCGAAGTACGCGGGCTTGCCCGCCTCATAGGCCTCCATGATGGGGAGCCACTCCGCGAAGTCGCAGTAGACGCTGGCCACGGGCGCGCGCCGGTTGCGCCACAGCTCCATCGCCCGAGGCCCCACGGTGAGCAGCGCCAATCCCGGCGGCACCCCCACCGCCTTCTGGCTGGCCGTCAGGTACACGTCCGCGCCCCACGCGTCCTGGTGGAACACCTCGCCCGCGGTGGCGCACACGCCGTCCACCACCGACACGGCGCCGAACTCGCGCGCCAGGCGGGACAAGGACTCCACGGGCGCGAGCACCCCGGTGGACGTGTCTACGTGGGTGATGGTCATCACCTTGAAGCCGCCGCGCTCCAGGTGGCCCTTCACCTCTTCGACGGAGGGCACGTCCCCCGGCGCGGCGCGCACGTGCGTCACCCTGGCGCCGTGGCGCTCGAGGATTTTCGCCATCCGGTCACTGAAGTAGCCCGTATTCACCACGAGGGCCGCGTCACCGGGCTCGACGAGGTTGGCGACGGCCAGCTCCATGGCCAGCGTGCCGGAGCCGGAGACGACGAAGGGCTGCGCGCTGGGGGCGAGGCACACCTCGCGCAGGCGCTTGAGCGCCCGTCCGAAGATGGCGATGAAGGCGGGGTCCGTGTGCCCGAGAGTGGGAGACCCCAGCGCTTGAAGCACCTCCTGCTCGAACTCCACGGGCCCCGGAATCATCAGCAGGTCTCTCACGGCGTCACCACTCCTCGCGTGGCGCCGGCCCGGCGTGGGCCCTGAGCGCGTCACGCGTCACGCCGGGCACTGTACATCCCTGGGCTCACAGCCTCTCGAGCAGCTCGCGCAGGATGGAGAACCCCTGACGGAAATCCGCCAGATGGGCCTGCTCGTTGGGCGCGTGGTAGTACTTCATCTCGCCGAAGCCGGTGATTTGAACGTCGCAGCCCTGACGTTGCAGGTCCCTCACCAGCGGCAGCGAGCCGGTGAGCGAGAAGGGCTGCGCGTCCACGCCGCGCACGGCCTTCATCGCGTCCTTCAGCGCCTGGAGCCCCTGGGAGTCCAGACGACAGGCGATGCCCTCCGTGCCCGAGGCCGGGAAGCGGAACGACAGCGTGCCGCGCTTGCCGTCGGCCGTGCGGACGCGAGGGAACCCCGCGGGCACGTCGCCGCGCTCCAGCCGCGCGTCCAGCTCCCGCACGAAGTCCTCCGTGGCCCGCCGCACCTCGGCCAGGTCATGGAAGGGCGTCAGGCGGATGTCGCCGCGCAGCGTGACGTCCGCGGGAATCTTCGTCTCCTTCGTGTTCGCGGCCTCCACCACGGTGGCCTTGAGGCTGGAGGACGCCAGGAAGCCCCAGCGCTTCTCGTCGTCGGAAGGCGGGTAGCGCGCGTGGAACCAGCGGGCCAGCTCCAGCGACGCGGCCATGGCCAGCTCCAGCGCGTTGACGCAGTTCTGCGGCATGCCCGAGTGCCCTCCCACGCCGGTGACCTTCAGCTCCCACTGGCTGATGCCGGCGGTGCCCAGCGTGGGCCCGAAGTTGGCGCTGTCCAGCCAGTACACCGGCTGCCCGGCCAGGTCCTTGAGCCGCCCCTGCTCCGCGACGTAGCCCAGGCCCAGGCCCGGCAGGTCCGTGGACTCCTCGTTGGCGATGAGCACCACCTTCAGCGTGCGGCGCGGACGCTGGCCCGTCTCCGCCAGCTGCGCCAGCAGGTCCGTCGCCACCGCGACATGACCCAGGCAGTCGGTGACGCCGCGGCCGTAGAGCAGCCCGTCCGGGCCTTCCCACAGCTTGAAGGGGTCGTGCTCCCAGCCCTCCGCCTGCCGGTCGGCGGGGACCACGTCGAAGTGCGCGCCCACGAAGCCCAGCGCGCCCTCGCCCGTGCCCTTCACGGTGAGCACCAGGCTGGGGCGGGACTCGTTGCCGGGCGAGGCCAGGGACTCCGCGTGGATGAAGCCGCTGGCGATGTGCGGCGCCAACGTGTCCAGCACCACCTGGGCGGCGAGCCGCTCCTCGGGCACCAGCCCCGCGGAGGGGTTGTTCTGCAGCTTGGGCGTCAGGGCGATGAGACGCCGGAGGACATCCAGGAAACGGTCTTCACGCAGGGAGAGCGCGGTCATGGGCGCGCGATTGGAGCCCAGGTGCTCCCCGCACGGAAATGAAAACGACGACGCCGGGGCGTGAGGAGCGCCCCGGCGCCGGGTACCACGACATCAAGAAGCCACCGCGACCCGCGGGCTTTGCTTCAGCGGTAGGTCAGCGCCTGCGAATCCATGCGGGCCACCTGGCCGGCCGTGAACGAGTTCATGCAGGAGTCGTCGGTGTAGTCCATGAAGTTGGTGATGGGGTCGTTGCCAGCGGCGGAGCAGGTGTTGCGGCCCGTCGGGCAGCCGAAGGCGGCGGAGGCCTCGGCCGGCGTGTCGCTGACGGAGTCACCCGGGTTGGCGCAGCCGCCCTGGAACGTGTGGTACAGGCCCAGCCAGTGGCCGACCTCGTGCGTGCCCGTGTCGCCCAGGTTGTACGGAGCGGAGCTGCCGCCCGGCACGCTGGAGTGCAGAATCACGACGCCGTCCATGATGGGGTCGCTGGTGTAGCTGGAGGGGAACGTCGCCCAGCCCAAGAGGCCGCCGCTCGGGGCCGCGGAGTAGAGGTTCAGCGCGTTCTTGCCGCCCTTGCGCAGCGCCGTCTTCACCGCGCGCTCCGTCGTCGCGTTGCCGATGCCCGTGAACCAGGTGGCGTTCGTCGTGCGCGTCGTCGCCGTCAGCGTGAACTTGAACGGGGTGTTCGCGTACGCCGCGTTCAGCACGTTCATCTGGTTGGTGATCATGGCCGTGGTGAGGTCACCGTTCGCCACGCCCGTGCCCTTGTTGATGACATGGAAGTAGACGGGGATGGTCACCGAGCCATTGGGACGCGCGGACGCGGACAGCACGCGCTCCTGCGCATAGCGGCGCTCCATGTCCGCCATCTCCTCGTGGGTCGGATTCACGCGGCAACCCCGGGCCTCGAGAACCTGCTGCGTGGGCTGCTCCTCGCCCGCGGGAGGCTTCGCGTCACCCGACTCCGGGGCGTTGTTTGCACAGCCGGACAGCGCAACCAGGGCACCGACGACCACGGCGAAACGACCGCTGCGACGCACGACACTGGACATTCCCGACTCCTCGGAAAATGCGGGGGAAGCACGATATTCCTGAATGATTCCCCTTACGTCAAACGGGTCACGGAAACCCCGGCCCGAAGTGGGGGGCGACCTCGGAGGGAGCGGCCCCCGTCAGCGGTAGGTCAGCGCCATCGCGTCCATGCGCGCCGCCTGCCCCGGCGT from Myxococcus stipitatus carries:
- the gyrB gene encoding DNA topoisomerase (ATP-hydrolyzing) subunit B, with the protein product MEKTPAAGAAVAPPPVEYGTDSITKLEGLEAVRKRPGMYIGDTMTYGLHKLVYEVVDNSVDEALAGHCTDIEVVIHVDGSLSVMDNGRGIPVGPHPDPKFKGKDTLEVVLTELHAGSKFGNGAYKVSGGLHGVGVTCVNFLSEWFKVRVQRSGKVYEQSYARGVAQGAPQVVGTTDKSGTVIAFKPDPQVMELVDFNFETLSQRLRELAFLNAGLHIIIRDERTNKEHDFKFDGGISSFVEYLNKSKTVLHDKPIAFTVEKDGVSLELAMQWNDGYDERIYTFANNINTHEGGSHLSGFKSALTRTLNSYAEKSGIWKDLKETPTGEDAREGLSAVISVKLPNPQFEGQTKTKLGNSEVKGLVEQMVNDQLATFLEETPMVGKKVIAKIGDACRARIAARKARETVRRKGVLDGGGLPGKLADCQSRDPHESELYIVEGDSAGGSAKQGRDRRNQAILPLRGKILNVEKARFEKMLTSAEIVTLITALGTGIGSEDYNPEKARYHRIILMTDADVDGSHIRTLLLTFFFRQMPELLQKGFLYIAQPPLYKVTRNKKDKYVKDQRALDEYLLGIATEHGRVLTPSGEVGGADLKVLLEKVIAYEERLEKQAKRRDARVVDAVVQGARLTAEMLGDEVALAAAVKGALNEFERRMPDVLGRVSHEVAVDSENQTKKLVFQTDVNGSMRQTVFDHAFLSSPEYVELMSLRDAFKALGDAPYKVKVDGGYVTAYSAQEVHAALRKDAQKGLGLQRYKGLGEMNPEQLWDTTMNPLTRTLLQVRVEDAVESDEIFSLLMGEAVEPRREFIERNALDVQNLDI
- a CDS encoding GNAT family N-acetyltransferase; the protein is MTDAELNDRLRTNVIAFKHLQRERGLLHHWSAPGLDAFCLPEHPTESHFQQAYFASPQALAQGLPAMEAYFRGQGIPAWSVNVMPGDDEGGRILGAAGYRPESRIPAMGLALADVPDDPPTFPLVETPLQDEMVELNTRVWGKWEDILTVWQRPPALPVRTLVAREAGVALACGFTLDVGDTAGVYMVVTAPEARGRGLASEVMRGLLAGARERGLQASVLQATEQGRSVYRKLGYRELGDWVGWLQRAG
- a CDS encoding helix-turn-helix domain-containing protein translates to MHLGATLRLLRVDAGLSLRDLARRIGVSSAYLSRVENGVDAPPTVERLTAIARELDVPPALLMDVANRVSPYVAEYLEDVPGSGTLFLELARRRLTGAQLARVREFLDAEFPVRGGHGDGPVPALAPLVAPERVVLQVSCGGWEDLLDVVAGRLAAALPGVDTARLVEGLSQLDDLSSCSVGGGVAVPHVFLPGVPSVVALVTLAKGLKVDTPDGRPLRLVVAAVDGERGRARLIRMAHVARLAARGLAERLDEARQPSQVLAALEELEALR
- a CDS encoding cation:proton antiporter; translated protein: MHANALTLLLVQLIVIIGVSRLIGRGTRWLGQPLVIAEVVAGIVLGPSLLGWLAPDVMHALFPANSMPALTMLSQVGLVLFMFLIGLELDPRLLKGRGHASVAISHTSIVVPFALGAAAAALWLYKDLSDPSVPFSSFVLFMGVSMSITAFPVLARILTERGLLQSRVGAIAITCAAVDDVTAWCLLAFVVSIVRASDLMQAGITTLLAMGYIAFMLLAVRPFLARLGARVASREGLTQNVVAGTLLLLLASAWATELIGIHALFGAFLFGAVIPKEGGLAEALAEKLEDVAVVLLLPVFFAFSGLRTQIGLLNTPEAWLTCGVIILLACVGKFGGSAVAARLTGMRWREAGAVGVLMNTRGLMELIVLNLGLDLGVISPTLFTMMVLMALVTTFMTTPLLRWFYPTEELALDRVTLDPPPAQGSAAPYSMLMCISHQQAGPGMASLAKALSAGPETSQLHALHLVHPERVSLRGTEAEALAPEVEPEGDGVLAPLLGRAAKLGLSVRPLSFVSTEPAQDICRTAQAKRADLVLLGWHKPLFSQTVLGGTVHEVMSAASGTVAVLVDRGLADVKRVLVPFIGSRHDRAALKLARRLMKHAGAEITVLHVTSREGNNARAQVEELFPSAEGPGVRLKVVRSETPEDAALEEVRQGGYDLVVVGMGVQWGLEDRLFGLHRERIVRDAPGSLLVVHEPEPVVEAVSATEAEPVAPAVATRS
- a CDS encoding response regulator → MTGPLLVVDDDADLREALEEVLRDAGYEVVGASNGKHALDVLGASRELPGLVLLDMMMPVMDGAGFARAMRQVPAWRDIPLLVFSASANARQVAEEIGACGHLRKPVDVDTLLDAIRKHQAE
- a CDS encoding ferritin-like domain-containing protein; this encodes MTDALSRRAALRTAAGLGLTAGLLTRGSPAHARFAPTDVDALKALLIVERNAIKTYQAGIAVLAAAPSTDPLLRFRGIIQAIAQHFMAQHSDHAAKLALFITRQGGADDVGDGTAQIPADFVPGIQNVIDLATNAEKAAAIAYTDTQKTLNATDNAELAAAIGAVESQHFVVLNLAARGFVTPAASTVNQPADALASVAARFVPTSFAITIDGSPGLDDETLLPPYDVTK
- a CDS encoding ferritin-like domain-containing protein, which encodes MPPSPPSDVPLERRRLLRGLAALATLSTLAGCKKLDEGAQVYGNPIDRAREASALNTLLSVEYEFVDGYQQAILLLTAGRDDTSLPSQQRDLASLALAIAQAFLEDHEAHADLLVAMVTNLGAVPLRVDQAPFIPPPMFKPTIGNTLKLAANEERRGTIAYNRVLKGLNTPSTRFALASIEGVQAQHFMVLKALIDALVDTTSTFDARQAVPAPFISSTVSLGGGNGLQDVPDLAVNNPG